The genomic DNA ATGCATCGACAGCGCGATGTATCCCGGCACGATCATCCCGCCGACACTTAAACCGAAGACCTCGGTCACCACCAGACTGACGACCAGACCGATAGCAATTGCAAGCAAAGTGGCATCCATTACACGGCCTCCTGCAACTGGGGTTCACGGGTTTCGCAGCTGCCCGAATCCTGGGCGTGTTGAAAATAGTTCAGCAGATCCATTCCGGGCCCGGCAATGTTTCCCATCCCCATGACCATCGAGCTACGCCCCGATTGGCCCTGCATCAATTCGACGATCCGCGCGGCAGGTTGATGCTCCGCACAGGTCAATCGATCTCTGGAGAGTCCCTTCTGAATCGCTCGGCGAGCAAACGTCTCGGTCCCCGTTCCCGAAAGAATGTAGTGGTCGGCGGGGCGCCAACGGACACAGGCATCGGCCAGTTGCAGCGATCGGTCGATCCGATCCTCGCGGCAATTGAACAATGCGATCCGCCGTTCGACCTTTTCGTAGCGGTCGACCAAGGTGTTCCAGCTGTTCCCGGTCGATTCGGGATCGTTCGCCGCAAATCCGTTGACGAAGACCATCTCCCGCTCGGGATCGGCGATCCGGTACAGTCGCATTACTCCAGGATCGGCGTCGGCGGCCCACATCCCTTGCAGCGCTGTCTGCCGGTCGACTCCCAGATCGCTGCAGATCCGCAGCGCGAGAGCCAGGTTGTCGGGATGTTCGATATGAGAAAACCCGGCCAGTTCGTCCCAAGTGACCTCGGCGACGCTGTCGTCCAGAATCGAAACCATCTTCGATCCGCGATCCTTCGCCGCGTCGGCGATCACGTCGCGCGGCATCTGCCGCTGTTCGGCGGTATACATCGTTCCGCCGACAGGAACCGTCCCCGCCAGGGCGCGAGCGACGCCGCGAACATCGGGCCCCATCACATCCAAGTGATCGGCGCGGGCGTTGGTGATCACGCCGTGAGTCGATTGGATCAACTGCAATTCACACAGCGATTGCAGCTGAGGTTGCAGCGCCATGCACTCGACGACAAGCGCCTCGGCTCCCAATCGAGCGGCCGCGCGGACGACCCGTCGCTGTTCGATCACGTTGGCTCGGGAGGGACGAAAGACCGATGCCTCGCTGCCGTCGGGGAAGATCATCCGCGGCACGGTACCGGTTGTCTTGGCACACGTGCGAATCCCGCCAGCTCGCAAACCGGCGGCAATTAAGCGCGTAACACTCGACTTCCCACGCGTCCCATTAACATGAATCCGTACCGGGATCTTATGAAGGTTGTGGTTGTGCCACCAAGATTCGGCGATACCCGCAGCAGACAACGCGAGCGCACCACCAGCCATTACCAGAGTGCCGTCCATGGCCTCTCCTTTGCATCGAAGCAATTGAGTTAGAAAAGATAAGCAGAAAAGTTTTTACATCTCCGGTGGCGAACCGCTTCGTCTCCGCAACGCCGATGTAAAAATGTCGGTTCGAGCGGTAAACGTTACAAACCCAGTACAGGTCTGACTACCAACCCGTCTGATTCCCTAGGCTTTGCAGTCCCGAGAATCGTTGGGAAACAAGCACCAAGCTGATTTGTAAATTTTTCAAATCGGCTTGGACATTCCCCAACCGCCATCTGGAAAGAGAACAGTTGCAACCTGCGTGCCAAACGCAAAATGAAATCAGTGACCAACAAGCGAGCGTCCGCTTCTTAGGCCGGAGGCCGACACATGCGGGCGATGCAGGTGTCGCTCCAACCAGAAGTGCGGTGCCCGCCTCTACAACGGCGAAAGGGACAGGAACATTCCTCACAGACCTGGCGTGGGCCGAAGGTCCAGCAATTTGCATAGCCCAGCCTGCAGGGCTGGGTCTCAGCCGACGTCGCCCGGTTTCATTTCACAACGGGCGAAGGGGCAACGCCCCGGGGTAGGTGGTGCCAATTGACCGGGCCTACAGCCCAACCATGTCAACCATCGCCGCTAGACCCCAGGCCGATGGCCTGGGCTAGGCAAATGGTCGAGCCTGCGGCCCTGACTCGGATGAATGCGATGGGCAACGGTCTGCGACGAACGAAAGACATCTCACTAGATTGGCAAGCGTTCGGTCGCGACAACTCAAAATGACTTACGTATAACTGCCGGACGTGCAAGCCTCCGGTCCACGGCAGCCCCCCAAAACAAAGGCCGGAGGCCGACACACGCGGGCGATGGAGGTGTCGATCCAACCAGAGGTGTGTTGTCCGTCTCTTAGAGAGACATCAGCCGCCGACGTTTTGTCGGCGGCAACTGAATCGGGCTGATGCAAATCGAAGCGCGTCAGCTTTGCAGCAGCTTCGCGATCGGTTCCCCGCGGTCGGTGATCGGGACCGGGCGGTCGCCGGCGTACAGATTCTTCGTCCAATCGATTCCGACGGCGGCGCAAATCGTGGCGAAGAAGTCGGGGACGCCGACCGGGTCGGAGACGATCTTCTTGGACAGTTCATCCGTCTCGCCCCAGGCGCCTCGATGCGCCAGCCCGCCGCCGGCCAAGACGCACGTAAACGCACGCCCTTGGTGGCCGCGACCGCCACCGCTATCAAACTCCGGCGGCCGGCCAAATTCGCTGGTGATCACGATCAACGTTTTATCGAGCAGCTTCTTTTGTTCCAGGTCCAGGATCAACGTCGATACGGCGGTATCCATCTCTTGAATCAGTTTGTGCTGCTGCAGGATGCCCGCATTGTGCACGTCCCAGCCGGCGCCGTTTAAGAAATTCAGGTTGTGAGAGACTTCGATAAACCGGACGCCTCGTTCAACCAGTCGGCGGCTGAGCAGACACCGCTGCCCAAACTCGCCACCATAACGCTGACGCAGATCGTCCGGTTCGTTATCGAGATCGAAGACGCGAGTGAACTCCGGCCCGCTCAGCTTCAAGCTCTGTTGGATCGCTGCGTCGTAATCGGCCAGTTGCTGCTGTGCCGCCGCCGCACCGTTTTGTTGCAGCGTCGCCAAAAAGCGTTCGCGTCGCGATTGGCGATCCGGCGTGATCCCATCGGGGCGACTGAGTCCCGCCGGGCCGCGGCTGGTGTCGGTCAGATAGAGATAGCTGTCGCGAGCTCCCAAGAAACCGGGACCTCGCGTGACGTTGGGATAACCGATCAGAACGTACGGCGGAGCGATGTCGTTGGCCGCACCGCGCTCGTGAGCGACGATCGATCCGATCGAAGGATAGGAGATCGTACCGCTGATCGGCCGGCCGGTGTGCATCCGGTTGGTCGCGGCAGCATGTTCGTCGATCATTTCATGGTGCACACTGCGGACCGCCGTCACGCGATCCATCAACGGAGCCATCTGCGACAAGTGCTCGCAGACCTGCACGTCGGGAACGGCGGTATCGATCGCATCGTAATAGGCGCCCGCTTTTCGGTTGGCCGGATCCCCTTTGCGTTTCGGATCGAACGTGTCGATCTGCCCCATGCCGCCGCCCAGCCAGATCGAGATCACATGCTCGGCTTGGCCCATCATCGACGGGAGGGCGGATTCGGCGGAGGCCGATCGTGGCAGGGCGATTCCGCCTGCGGCCAGCGCACCTGCACTCAACAGGTCGCGGCGAGTGATAGATGATTTCATAAGAGTTTCTCCGTTACGGAATCCAAACAAATTCACGGTGGTTTACCAGGCTCCAGACGATGTCCTCATAGACCTCTCGCCAATCTGCTTGCAGCCGGGGGTCGGGAATTGGGCCCGCGTTTGCGCGGCGTTCCATTTCAACTTGAATTTCATTTGCCTTCGGACGCAGATGGTTAAACCACGTCACCTGTTGCAGTCGCGGTGGCGGCTCGGGCATCACGATCTCGTCGTCCGGGACGATCCGCGCGTCGAAGCCATCGGCCAACGCCAAGGTGAACGCTTGGCGTTCGGCATCGGTTGGCGTGCGACATAAAAATCGCAGGAACAACGTCTCGACAAGCTGGTCGGGGGAATCGACATCGAGCGCCAGTTCCGCCAAATCGCTTTTATAAGCGGCCCGCGTTAGGTTCATCGAAAGCGTGCCGTTGGCGAGGATGCCAGGCTGCAAGACGTTGGGATCGGTCTCGCGGTCGACGATCGGCATCTGCCGAGCTCCCGTCCAACCGAAGGCTTCCAACACGTCGACGACAGCCCGCGCCTTGGGGAGCGACAAACTAGGTCGATCGCGTTCATTCTTTAGATCGCCAAACATCCATGCACGGCTCGGGCTGCCCAGCGTTTGCCGGCTGCCCAACGCGGCGCGGCCGTCGTGCACGAAGGTCAACGGCTCGACATCGATCTCCCGTCCGGTCGCTTGATGCAGCGAATCGACCACTTGTTCCGCAGTCAATCGACGTCGCTCGGTCGCATTAAAAAATCGCAACTCAGCCGACGCGGCCAGGTTCTTCCCCGTCGCGGCACGTTGGTAAGTGTCCGACGTCGCGATCAACCGTACGATGTGACGGGTGTCGTAACCACTGGCGACCAGCTCGCGAGCGAGCCACTGCAGCAGACCGGGATGGCTCGCGATGCTCCCCTCCCAATCGTGGACCGGTTCGACCAAGCCCGCACCGATCAATTGCTTCCAGATCCGATTGACGATCACTTCGGCGAACCGCGTGTTTTGCGGCGTGGTGATCAGAGCGGCCAGTCGTTCCCGCGTATCGGACGGCTTCATCATCAACGCATCGATCTCGGGACCATCAGCGGCGCCGGTCGCCGCGGCGAAAGGCCACTCGGCGGTGACAGGTTCGTCCGGCTTCAGCGTCACTTGGATCAGCGAGACGCGATCTTTTTGGCTTTCAAAAAACGCATCCGGCACGCGACTGGTCTTCGGCACAGTGACCGATTTCCGCCCCATCATCGCCGCCAGCGAATAGAGATCGCGTTGCGAAGTGCTGTGGTAGGGAGAATCGTGACAGCGGGCGCATTGCAGTTCGATCCCCAGGAAGGCCGATGCGATGATGTGCCCTTTGGCCGCCATCGGAGCATCGTTTTCGGCGGCGATGCCGAACCCGGCACTTCCCCCTTCGGCAGCTCCGCCTCGCAGCATCAACAGCTCGGTCACCATCCGATCCAGCGGCTTGTCGTCTCGCAACGCTTCGTACACAAACCAACGAAACGGTCCGGTGCTGTTGAGCGATGCGTTCAGCAGCGACGGGTTTTCGGCGAGCGCGTCGAGCCAGAAACTCATCCAATGGTCAGCGTATCGCGGATCGTCCAGCAAGCCATCGATCAGTCGCGTTCGCTTGTCGGGATGCGAATCGGCGAGAAACGCCTGGGCTTCGGCGAACGTCGGCGGAACGCCCACGGTATCGAGATAGATCCGCCGAAGAAACGCTTGGTCGTCGACGACCGCCGCCAGTGCAACGTCGGCGTCAGCCAGCGGCGGCGCGGGCCAAACCGCTCCGTCTCGCACCCATTGCTCCAGTAGTTCGATCTGTGGTTCGGAGAGTCCATCGTCGGTCGGCGGCATCGCGCCGCTGCGAATTTGCGAAATCAATTCGCTGGCATCGAGATCGCCCGGCACCACCGCGGGGATCTCCGATTCGCCCGCCTTCAACGCCGCTTCGCGCGAGTTCAGCTTCAGATCCCCTTTGCTCTTCTCGCCGTGACATCGGAAGCACTGCTCCCGCAACAGCGGCAAAACTTTGCCATGAAAATGTTCGGCTTGCTTCGGATCGGTGTCCGCTGATGCAGCGACGGCGCCAGCGATCTTTGCCGCGACAAACCTGTCGATCGGATTTTGATCGTCGGCAGCCTGCGCCGCGACATCCACGTCGGCAGGATTTTCAGCCGCCCATTGCCGCGCGATTTCGTGACGCCGATCCCAATACGGATCTTGAGACGCTGCAGCGGCACGCCGCCGCTGGTCGTCCAGTTGAACGAGTTGTTGTTCGATTCGATCGATCGCTGGCACAACGGCTGCGTCGGTCAGAGGCAATCGTGTGTCGCCGGCACCCAGCAGGTCGTACCGCTTGCCGTCGGGAGAGAGCATCGCAACGCAGATCTCTCCCGTTTCGGTCCGGCGGCCAGGACCGCCGACAACCAGTTCCAAGACGACGCGGCAGCGACGCGTTTCGCTGT from Rosistilla oblonga includes the following:
- a CDS encoding DUF1553 domain-containing protein — encoded protein: MHRFLPTLLAVISIVVATASRSPGDSPPVARWDFGSEEATPMKANGNLQRDQAGPRPPEFPDLDASNTAVRFDGGYFSIPDSGADSEFDFTNGDAITLEAWVSPIGGITGSPHVVIGKGRTGSPKFARDNQNWALRLAGKGSEAKVNFLFASKLGSGDRHWHRWTSKQSFRTNTGWYHIAISYRFGDPSSIRGYINGEPTTGTWDMGGATKLAPVVDDDEIRIGSGFKGLIDAVAVHREVLDEKVMAARFRRVGEARIARLQPEVMPQLQDLPEGRVMFQISGGLPSRERWLYEGEEWPAESMRWAGDEFLLSRLPMEYDSWGIRSSWKAPLLLRMAADVELPAGTHRFLMRVREQARLWVDGQLVAKTKSSTGRPPDGEEPMQPLTQPPLPGHRLPGYRQQEVVGEATIETAGDSETRRCRVVLELVVGGPGRRTETGEICVAMLSPDGKRYDLLGAGDTRLPLTDAAVVPAIDRIEQQLVQLDDQRRRAAAASQDPYWDRRHEIARQWAAENPADVDVAAQAADDQNPIDRFVAAKIAGAVAASADTDPKQAEHFHGKVLPLLREQCFRCHGEKSKGDLKLNSREAALKAGESEIPAVVPGDLDASELISQIRSGAMPPTDDGLSEPQIELLEQWVRDGAVWPAPPLADADVALAAVVDDQAFLRRIYLDTVGVPPTFAEAQAFLADSHPDKRTRLIDGLLDDPRYADHWMSFWLDALAENPSLLNASLNSTGPFRWFVYEALRDDKPLDRMVTELLMLRGGAAEGGSAGFGIAAENDAPMAAKGHIIASAFLGIELQCARCHDSPYHSTSQRDLYSLAAMMGRKSVTVPKTSRVPDAFFESQKDRVSLIQVTLKPDEPVTAEWPFAAATGAADGPEIDALMMKPSDTRERLAALITTPQNTRFAEVIVNRIWKQLIGAGLVEPVHDWEGSIASHPGLLQWLARELVASGYDTRHIVRLIATSDTYQRAATGKNLAASAELRFFNATERRRLTAEQVVDSLHQATGREIDVEPLTFVHDGRAALGSRQTLGSPSRAWMFGDLKNERDRPSLSLPKARAVVDVLEAFGWTGARQMPIVDRETDPNVLQPGILANGTLSMNLTRAAYKSDLAELALDVDSPDQLVETLFLRFLCRTPTDAERQAFTLALADGFDARIVPDDEIVMPEPPPRLQQVTWFNHLRPKANEIQVEMERRANAGPIPDPRLQADWREVYEDIVWSLVNHREFVWIP
- the pgsB gene encoding poly-gamma-glutamate synthase PgsB, which translates into the protein MDGTLVMAGGALALSAAGIAESWWHNHNLHKIPVRIHVNGTRGKSSVTRLIAAGLRAGGIRTCAKTTGTVPRMIFPDGSEASVFRPSRANVIEQRRVVRAAARLGAEALVVECMALQPQLQSLCELQLIQSTHGVITNARADHLDVMGPDVRGVARALAGTVPVGGTMYTAEQRQMPRDVIADAAKDRGSKMVSILDDSVAEVTWDELAGFSHIEHPDNLALALRICSDLGVDRQTALQGMWAADADPGVMRLYRIADPEREMVFVNGFAANDPESTGNSWNTLVDRYEKVERRIALFNCREDRIDRSLQLADACVRWRPADHYILSGTGTETFARRAIQKGLSRDRLTCAEHQPAARIVELMQGQSGRSSMVMGMGNIAGPGMDLLNYFQHAQDSGSCETREPQLQEAV
- a CDS encoding DUF1501 domain-containing protein; this encodes MKSSITRRDLLSAGALAAGGIALPRSASAESALPSMMGQAEHVISIWLGGGMGQIDTFDPKRKGDPANRKAGAYYDAIDTAVPDVQVCEHLSQMAPLMDRVTAVRSVHHEMIDEHAAATNRMHTGRPISGTISYPSIGSIVAHERGAANDIAPPYVLIGYPNVTRGPGFLGARDSYLYLTDTSRGPAGLSRPDGITPDRQSRRERFLATLQQNGAAAAQQQLADYDAAIQQSLKLSGPEFTRVFDLDNEPDDLRQRYGGEFGQRCLLSRRLVERGVRFIEVSHNLNFLNGAGWDVHNAGILQQHKLIQEMDTAVSTLILDLEQKKLLDKTLIVITSEFGRPPEFDSGGGRGHQGRAFTCVLAGGGLAHRGAWGETDELSKKIVSDPVGVPDFFATICAAVGIDWTKNLYAGDRPVPITDRGEPIAKLLQS